A stretch of Mesorhizobium sp. M2A.F.Ca.ET.046.03.2.1 DNA encodes these proteins:
- a CDS encoding NADPH-dependent FMN reductase yields the protein MSKPKIAIVVGSTRAARFADVPTQWIAKIAKAHADIDVEIVDLRDWPLPFFDEVASSAWAPSQNEVAQRWQKKVAEFDGFIFTAAEYNHAPTGVLKNAIDYAANEWNKKPAGFVGYGSVGGARAVEQLRLIAVELQMAPVKSAVHIAWGDFLAVRQGEKKLEDIEHLNQAAAALVNDVAWWAKVLKAARAADAIAGEAQAA from the coding sequence ATGTCCAAGCCCAAAATCGCCATCGTCGTCGGTTCGACGCGCGCCGCCCGCTTCGCCGACGTGCCGACGCAGTGGATCGCCAAGATCGCCAAGGCTCATGCCGACATCGACGTCGAGATCGTCGATCTGCGCGACTGGCCGCTGCCCTTCTTCGACGAGGTCGCATCCTCCGCCTGGGCGCCGTCGCAGAACGAAGTGGCGCAGCGCTGGCAGAAGAAGGTCGCCGAGTTCGACGGCTTCATCTTCACCGCCGCCGAATACAATCACGCTCCGACCGGTGTCTTGAAGAACGCCATCGACTACGCCGCCAATGAATGGAACAAGAAGCCGGCCGGCTTTGTCGGCTACGGCTCGGTCGGCGGCGCGCGCGCGGTCGAACAGCTCCGCCTGATCGCCGTCGAGCTGCAGATGGCGCCGGTCAAGTCGGCCGTCCATATCGCCTGGGGCGATTTCCTTGCGGTGCGCCAGGGCGAGAAGAAGCTCGAGGACATCGAGCATCTGAACCAGGCCGCCGCCGCGCTGGTCAACGACGTCGCCTGGTGGGCCAAGGTGCTGAAGGCGGCCCGCGCCGCCGATGCGATCGCCGGCGAAGCCCAGGCCGCTTAA
- a CDS encoding diacylglycerol kinase family protein, with protein MKVGVVLNPIAGGGRLKRHWAEVAASLKTNFGDFDLRETQAAGDAERLAIDLAAGGCDLVIAAGGDGTASEVADGLLQAQDEIGRTSELGLLPCGTGIDFARGLGMPRGIDATLKRIADTKARKVDAGRVCYIDDHGKLASRHFINIASLGLSGATDRAINADKRKGRVSSKALFFWRTVLEFVRYRFQDVRITIDDGEPVEARMALVAVANGKFFGGGMMIAPDAELADGQFDIVILRAAGKLGLIRDIRLLYGGRHRNHPAITILRGRKVLVEPLGDAEKNGALVDIDGESPGRIPATFEILPGALTLRG; from the coding sequence TTGAAGGTCGGGGTGGTTCTCAATCCGATTGCTGGAGGCGGCAGGCTCAAGCGGCACTGGGCGGAGGTGGCGGCATCGCTCAAGACAAATTTCGGCGATTTCGACCTGCGCGAGACGCAAGCCGCCGGCGACGCCGAGCGGCTGGCGATCGACCTCGCCGCCGGCGGATGCGACCTGGTGATCGCGGCCGGCGGCGACGGCACCGCCAGCGAAGTGGCCGACGGGCTGCTGCAGGCGCAGGACGAGATCGGAAGGACGAGCGAGCTCGGGCTTTTGCCCTGCGGTACCGGCATCGACTTCGCGCGTGGGCTCGGCATGCCGCGCGGCATCGATGCCACGCTGAAACGGATCGCTGATACCAAGGCGCGAAAAGTCGACGCCGGGCGGGTCTGCTACATCGACGATCATGGCAAGCTGGCCAGCCGCCACTTCATCAACATCGCCAGCCTCGGCCTGTCCGGCGCGACGGATCGCGCCATCAATGCCGACAAGCGCAAGGGCAGGGTCTCGTCCAAGGCGCTGTTCTTCTGGCGCACGGTGCTGGAGTTCGTCCGCTACCGCTTCCAGGACGTCCGGATCACCATCGACGACGGCGAGCCGGTCGAGGCGCGAATGGCGCTGGTGGCGGTGGCCAACGGCAAATTCTTCGGCGGCGGCATGATGATCGCGCCGGACGCCGAGCTCGCCGACGGCCAGTTCGACATCGTCATCCTGCGCGCTGCCGGCAAGCTCGGGCTGATAAGGGACATCCGCCTGCTCTATGGCGGGCGGCACCGCAACCATCCGGCGATCACCATCCTGCGCGGCCGCAAGGTGCTGGTCGAGCCGTTGGGCGATGCCGAGAAAAATGGCGCGCTGGTCGATATAGACGGCGAGTCGCCGGGCCGGATTCCGGCGACGTTCGAGATCCTGCCCGGCGCCCTGACCTTAAGAGGTTGA
- a CDS encoding helix-turn-helix domain-containing protein → MLLRHPHITEDCRAVSEILQRVGDKWTVLVVGKLGDGAMRFNELRAAVGGISQKMLTTTLRGLERDGFVTRKVFPTIPPRVDYELTELGHELLVPVGALGEWARKNTNRVREARAKFDSQQA, encoded by the coding sequence ATGTTACTGAGGCACCCGCATATCACCGAAGACTGCCGTGCCGTGTCGGAAATCCTGCAGCGGGTCGGCGATAAATGGACCGTGCTCGTGGTCGGCAAGCTGGGTGACGGCGCGATGCGCTTCAACGAATTGCGCGCCGCCGTCGGCGGCATTTCGCAAAAAATGCTGACCACCACCTTGCGCGGTCTGGAACGCGATGGGTTCGTGACGCGAAAAGTGTTTCCGACCATTCCGCCGCGTGTCGATTACGAGCTGACCGAGCTCGGTCATGAGCTGCTCGTGCCGGTCGGCGCTCTGGGCGAATGGGCGCGCAAGAACACAAATCGGGTCCGCGAAGCGAGAGCGAAATTCGACAGCCAGCAAGCCTGA
- a CDS encoding DUF2314 domain-containing protein, which produces MTLVVRAALCLVCLLAPATADAQATDPNDDRVTIFAPGDPEMAAATKQALSSLDEFLALADSPPAGTSRFKLKVKVKDGNITEHFWVVPFRRTEAGFVGILSNQPAEVHNVVLGQNIEFTRDDISDWGYTRNGHQVGSFTACVMFKRMSKEEADDMRTRFGFDC; this is translated from the coding sequence ATGACCTTGGTTGTTCGCGCCGCGTTGTGTCTTGTCTGTCTATTGGCGCCGGCGACGGCCGACGCGCAGGCTACCGATCCGAATGACGACCGCGTGACTATATTCGCTCCGGGCGATCCGGAAATGGCAGCCGCGACAAAGCAGGCGCTTTCCAGCCTCGACGAGTTCCTCGCGCTCGCCGATAGCCCTCCGGCCGGCACGTCGCGCTTCAAGCTGAAGGTGAAGGTAAAGGACGGCAATATCACCGAGCATTTCTGGGTCGTGCCCTTTCGCCGCACCGAAGCCGGATTTGTCGGAATCCTGTCGAACCAGCCCGCCGAGGTGCATAACGTCGTGCTCGGCCAGAACATCGAATTCACCAGGGACGATATTTCCGACTGGGGCTACACCAGGAACGGCCATCAGGTCGGCAGCTTCACCGCCTGCGTGATGTTCAAAAGGATGTCGAAGGAAGAAGCCGACGACATGCGCACCAGGTTCGGCTTCGACTGCTGA
- a CDS encoding helix-turn-helix domain-containing protein, producing the protein MVARTSFETRPCPIARSLDEVGEWWSILLLRDAFQGLTRFDQFQKSLDIAPNMLTRRLNSLVERGLFEKRAYCERPLRHEYVLTAKGRDFRPVLLTLLAWGNRHLAPEGPSLVVVDTADGRWADPVLVDKETGRQLDSGGFALATGPRASDRMRRHYRFSSQGPGLPLIENGGQEEARSR; encoded by the coding sequence ATGGTTGCCAGGACGAGCTTCGAAACGCGCCCATGCCCCATCGCGCGCAGCCTCGACGAGGTCGGCGAGTGGTGGAGCATCCTGTTGCTGCGCGACGCCTTCCAGGGCCTTACCCGCTTCGACCAGTTCCAGAAGAGCCTTGATATCGCGCCCAACATGCTGACGCGGCGGCTGAATAGCCTGGTCGAGCGCGGGCTGTTCGAGAAGCGCGCCTACTGCGAGCGGCCGCTGCGCCATGAATATGTGCTGACGGCCAAGGGCCGCGATTTCCGGCCGGTGCTGCTTACGCTGCTTGCCTGGGGCAACCGGCACCTGGCGCCCGAGGGCCCGAGCCTTGTCGTGGTCGACACGGCGGACGGGCGCTGGGCCGATCCGGTCCTGGTCGACAAGGAGACCGGCAGGCAACTCGACAGCGGCGGCTTCGCCTTGGCCACCGGGCCGAGGGCCAGTGATCGCATGCGGCGGCACTATCGCTTCAGCAGCCAAGGGCCGGGCCTCCCGCTGATCGAGAACGGCGGCCAGGAAGAGGCGCGAAGCAGATGA
- a CDS encoding mandelate racemase/muconate lactonizing enzyme family protein: MKITDVKTWVVGNPPPGIGGKYFIFVKLTTDGGVVGYGEAYNATFSAHVTARMIEDMAERYLVGRDPHDLENLFRRVYSSGFTQRPDVSGMGCFSALEMACWDIIGKEADKPVYKLLGGQVHETLRSYTYLYPHTGSVHSEDARGKNVYNDPDMAAACALEYVEQGFNAVKLDPAGPYTAYDGHQPRLIDIDLSARMIKAIREAVGNRADILFGTHGQFTASGALRLARAIEPYDPLWFEEPVPPDMPEVMAQVARGTSIPIATGERLTTKFEFARVIENRAATILQPDLGRSGGILETKKIAAMAEAYHIQVAPHCYCGPIVGAANIQLAVTLPNFLILESLKQWDGFHATLLKKKIGWQDGNVIPSKEPGLGVELDEAVCDAHPYSGLDLHLQMMQTPLMP; this comes from the coding sequence ATGAAAATCACCGACGTCAAGACCTGGGTTGTCGGCAACCCGCCGCCCGGCATCGGCGGCAAGTATTTCATCTTCGTCAAGCTCACCACCGATGGCGGCGTCGTCGGCTATGGCGAAGCCTACAACGCCACCTTCTCGGCGCATGTCACCGCCAGGATGATCGAGGACATGGCCGAACGCTACCTCGTCGGCCGCGACCCGCACGATCTCGAAAACCTGTTCCGCCGCGTCTACTCGTCCGGCTTCACCCAGCGCCCGGACGTCTCTGGCATGGGCTGCTTCTCGGCGCTCGAAATGGCCTGCTGGGATATCATCGGCAAGGAGGCGGACAAGCCGGTCTACAAGCTGCTTGGCGGCCAGGTGCATGAGACGCTGCGCTCCTACACCTATCTCTATCCGCACACCGGCAGCGTCCATTCGGAAGATGCGCGGGGCAAGAACGTCTATAACGACCCAGACATGGCCGCCGCCTGCGCGCTCGAATATGTCGAGCAGGGCTTCAACGCCGTGAAGCTCGACCCGGCCGGCCCCTACACTGCCTATGACGGCCACCAGCCGCGCTTGATCGACATCGACCTGTCGGCGCGCATGATCAAGGCGATCCGTGAGGCCGTCGGTAACAGGGCGGACATCCTGTTCGGCACGCATGGCCAGTTCACCGCTTCGGGCGCGCTGCGCCTGGCGCGCGCCATCGAGCCTTACGATCCGCTCTGGTTCGAGGAGCCGGTGCCGCCGGATATGCCCGAGGTGATGGCGCAGGTAGCCCGCGGCACCTCGATTCCGATCGCCACGGGCGAGCGGCTGACGACGAAATTCGAGTTCGCCCGCGTCATCGAAAACCGCGCCGCGACCATCCTGCAGCCCGACCTCGGCCGCTCCGGCGGCATCCTCGAAACCAAGAAGATCGCCGCCATGGCCGAGGCCTACCACATCCAGGTGGCGCCGCACTGCTATTGCGGCCCGATCGTCGGCGCCGCCAACATCCAGCTCGCGGTGACGCTGCCCAATTTCCTCATCCTGGAATCGCTGAAACAGTGGGACGGTTTTCACGCCACCCTGCTCAAGAAGAAGATCGGATGGCAGGACGGCAACGTCATCCCGTCGAAGGAGCCGGGCCTCGGCGTCGAGCTAGACGAGGCGGTCTGCGACGCGCACCCCTATAGCGGCTTGGACCTGCATCTGCAGATGATGCAGACGCCGCTGATGCCGTGA
- a CDS encoding acyl-CoA thioesterase, with protein MVHYADGKPLGDLTLRTLAMPSDANAAGDIFGGWVMAQMDLACGIRAAERAKGRVVTAAVKEMSFAKPMKIGDTLCIYTHVERVGRTSMVLKVEAWAQRYLSDLMEKVTHADFVMVALDGEGKPKPVPAES; from the coding sequence ATGGTGCATTACGCGGACGGAAAACCTCTTGGCGATCTCACGCTGCGCACGCTCGCCATGCCGTCCGACGCCAATGCCGCCGGCGACATCTTCGGCGGCTGGGTGATGGCGCAGATGGACCTTGCCTGCGGCATCCGCGCCGCCGAGCGCGCCAAGGGCCGGGTGGTCACCGCCGCGGTCAAGGAGATGTCCTTCGCCAAGCCGATGAAGATCGGCGACACGCTATGCATCTACACCCATGTCGAGCGCGTCGGCCGCACCTCGATGGTGCTCAAGGTCGAGGCCTGGGCGCAGCGCTACCTTTCCGACCTGATGGAGAAGGTCACCCATGCCGATTTCGTCATGGTGGCGCTCGACGGCGAAGGCAAGCCGAAGCCGGTTCCGGCCGAGAGCTGA
- a CDS encoding GMC family oxidoreductase N-terminal domain-containing protein, with product MQTYDFIIVGSGSAGSVVADKLSASGRFSVLVLEAGGTDQRFYVQMPLGYGKTFFDPAVNWNYKAEPDPGLAGNADHWPRGKLLGGSSSINAMVFIRGAREDFDAWAAAGNPGWGYDDLLPSFKAMEDNAAGADQWRGVGGPLHITDCSRAVHPLTKRYLAAAEQAGLPFNPDFNGAFQEGVGVYQITTRNGRRMSAARAFLRPAMTRSNVRVETNALATRILFEGKRAVGVEYEQNGTKKTASAGREVILSGGSINSPQLLQLSGVGPEALLGNLGIPVVHANDNVGANLQDHVGINYTFKGKLPTLNQILRPWWGKLLVGMQYILLRSGPLSLSMNNAGGFFRTDPSMARPNMQLYFQAFSTVIPKSGERPILTPDPWPGFSIGLSNCRPSSRGEIMIRSNNPRDYPRITANAYSTNADVDEMLAAVKFVRRIAAMPAMAEIIEEEVLPGPSIQSDADLIQDFRKRSGTVYHPVSTCSMGPDAARAVVDPRLRVHGLEGLRVIDASIFPDNITGNTNAASILTGWKGAELVLEDQK from the coding sequence ATGCAGACTTATGATTTCATCATCGTCGGCTCCGGCTCAGCCGGTTCGGTCGTGGCCGACAAATTGTCGGCTTCGGGCCGCTTCTCGGTGCTGGTGCTGGAGGCCGGCGGGACCGATCAAAGGTTCTACGTCCAGATGCCGCTCGGCTACGGCAAGACCTTCTTCGACCCGGCCGTCAACTGGAACTACAAGGCCGAGCCGGATCCCGGTCTCGCCGGAAATGCCGACCACTGGCCGCGCGGCAAGCTGCTCGGCGGCTCGAGCTCGATCAACGCCATGGTCTTCATCCGCGGCGCGCGCGAGGATTTCGACGCCTGGGCGGCCGCCGGCAATCCGGGCTGGGGCTATGACGATCTGCTGCCCTCCTTCAAGGCGATGGAGGACAATGCGGCCGGCGCCGACCAATGGCGCGGCGTCGGCGGACCGCTGCATATCACCGATTGTTCGCGCGCGGTGCACCCGCTGACCAAGCGCTATCTCGCCGCCGCCGAGCAGGCCGGGCTGCCCTTCAATCCGGACTTCAACGGCGCCTTCCAGGAAGGCGTCGGCGTCTACCAGATCACGACCAGGAACGGCCGCCGCATGTCTGCCGCCCGCGCCTTCCTGCGCCCGGCGATGACACGCTCCAACGTTCGCGTCGAGACCAACGCACTGGCGACAAGAATCCTGTTCGAGGGCAAGCGCGCCGTCGGCGTCGAATATGAACAGAACGGCACGAAGAAAACCGCGAGCGCCGGCCGCGAGGTGATCCTCTCGGGCGGCTCGATCAACTCGCCGCAGTTGCTGCAGCTGTCCGGCGTCGGCCCCGAGGCGCTGCTTGGCAATCTGGGGATCCCGGTTGTCCACGCCAACGACAATGTCGGCGCCAACCTGCAGGACCATGTCGGCATCAACTACACGTTCAAAGGCAAGCTGCCGACGCTGAACCAGATCCTGCGGCCCTGGTGGGGCAAGCTGCTCGTCGGCATGCAATACATCCTCTTGCGCTCCGGTCCGCTGTCGCTGTCGATGAACAATGCCGGCGGCTTCTTCCGCACCGATCCGTCGATGGCGCGGCCGAACATGCAGCTTTATTTCCAGGCCTTCTCGACCGTCATCCCGAAGAGCGGCGAACGTCCGATCCTGACGCCCGACCCCTGGCCGGGTTTCTCGATCGGCCTGTCCAACTGCCGCCCGTCGAGCCGCGGCGAGATCATGATCCGCTCAAACAATCCGCGCGACTATCCGAGGATCACGGCCAACGCCTATTCGACCAATGCCGATGTCGACGAGATGCTGGCCGCGGTGAAGTTCGTGCGCAGGATCGCCGCGATGCCGGCCATGGCCGAGATCATCGAGGAAGAGGTGCTGCCTGGTCCCTCGATCCAATCGGACGCCGACCTCATCCAGGATTTCAGGAAGCGCTCGGGCACGGTCTACCACCCGGTCTCGACCTGCAGCATGGGGCCGGACGCCGCGCGCGCCGTCGTCGATCCACGGCTTCGGGTGCACGGGCTCGAGGGCCTGCGCGTCATCGACGCTTCGATTTTCCCCGACAACATCACGGGCAACACCAACGCCGCCTCGATCCTGACCGGATGGAAAGGCGCCGAGCTGGTTCTGGAGGATCAGAAATGA
- a CDS encoding HlyD family secretion protein, translating to MNKALSPAELQASVVEAPKPARKRRKPLLLGAALIAIAAAGWFGAEWWQANRFMVTTDDGYVGGNVTPLAPRVAGHIDQVLVEDNQHVSAGQPVIRIDDRPFKAALERAQASVQQKQSALDNLRAQISLQNSLIEQASADLEAKSAAALFTAQDAKRYAVLASARTGSQQDAQKSAAADGQAQASVAAARAALAASRQQLDVLNTQISEATAEVAAAKADLDTARLDLGFTEIRSPIDGIVGNRLAQVGTYVSPGSYLLTIVPASGLWVDANFKEDQLRAMADGQAATVYADIAPDQPLKGHVTSLGPATGAIFSVIPPQNATGNFTKIVQRVPVRIAIDADQAGKVALRPGLSTVVTVDTGSH from the coding sequence ATGAACAAGGCTCTTTCCCCGGCCGAGTTGCAGGCCTCCGTCGTTGAAGCCCCGAAGCCGGCGAGGAAGCGGCGCAAGCCGCTGCTGCTCGGGGCAGCCCTGATCGCTATCGCTGCCGCCGGTTGGTTTGGCGCCGAGTGGTGGCAGGCCAACCGCTTCATGGTAACGACCGACGACGGCTATGTGGGCGGCAATGTCACGCCGCTGGCGCCGCGCGTCGCCGGCCATATCGACCAGGTGCTCGTCGAGGACAATCAGCATGTCAGCGCCGGCCAGCCGGTCATCCGCATCGACGACAGGCCGTTCAAGGCGGCGCTGGAACGCGCGCAGGCATCGGTGCAGCAGAAGCAGTCGGCGCTCGACAATCTGCGTGCTCAAATCTCACTGCAGAACTCGCTGATCGAGCAGGCCAGCGCCGATCTCGAGGCGAAGAGCGCCGCCGCTCTCTTCACGGCGCAGGATGCCAAGCGCTACGCGGTGCTCGCCAGCGCCAGGACCGGCTCGCAGCAGGATGCCCAGAAGAGCGCCGCGGCCGACGGCCAGGCGCAGGCCTCCGTCGCCGCCGCGCGGGCCGCGCTTGCGGCGTCGAGGCAACAACTCGACGTCCTCAACACCCAGATTTCGGAAGCGACGGCGGAAGTCGCGGCGGCCAAGGCGGATCTCGACACCGCCCGGCTCGACCTCGGCTTCACGGAAATCCGCTCGCCGATCGACGGCATCGTCGGCAACAGGCTGGCGCAGGTCGGCACCTATGTCTCGCCGGGCAGCTATCTGCTGACCATCGTTCCCGCCTCGGGCCTATGGGTCGACGCCAATTTCAAGGAAGACCAGTTGCGGGCGATGGCCGACGGGCAGGCCGCTACCGTCTATGCCGATATCGCTCCCGACCAGCCGCTCAAGGGCCATGTCACCAGCCTGGGGCCGGCCACGGGGGCGATCTTCAGCGTCATCCCGCCGCAGAACGCGACCGGCAATTTCACCAAGATCGTGCAGCGGGTGCCGGTGAGGATCGCGATCGATGCCGACCAGGCGGGCAAGGTGGCGCTGCGGCCAGGCCTGTCCACCGTCGTCACCGTCGATACCGGATCGCATTGA
- a CDS encoding DHA2 family efflux MFS transporter permease subunit: MSAPAAPQSFLASILPFMVMCVGMFIALLDIQIVASSLQDIGGGLSAAQDQIGWVQTSYLVAEIIVIPLSGWLTRVFSTRWLFTISAAGFTLASMLCGFAWNIESMIVFRALQGLLGASMIPTVFTSSFHYFQGPRRLYAAAVVGSIASIAPTLGPVIGGWITDTLNWHWLFYVNVIPGAVITVLVALLVKIDKGDLSLLKGADYIGMALMAVSLGTAEYVLEEGSRWNWFDDATIRNGAVVAVVTLILFVVRSLTYSQPVVDFRAFGNRNFAIGCFLSFITGIGIFATIYLTPLFLGYVRGYNAFETGLAVFSTGVASMVGVPVYIFLAKRFDTRWLVMFGLASFGASMWSFSAITSQWGSAELLLPQIFRGFPQVFAVAPSVNLGLGSLPPERLKYASGLFNTMRNLGGAVGIAICGAILNNRTNFHFLTIASHLTPQNEAAMRLVDNVAQRYGQLPGAVDDGHAAALKQLWQLAYREASTMAYADAFLVIMVAFVIATALVPFLRNVTPKAPPPDAH; the protein is encoded by the coding sequence ATGTCAGCGCCGGCCGCCCCGCAATCCTTCCTCGCCAGCATCCTGCCATTCATGGTGATGTGCGTGGGGATGTTCATCGCGCTGCTCGACATCCAGATCGTCGCCTCCTCGCTGCAGGATATCGGCGGCGGCCTGTCGGCCGCGCAGGACCAGATCGGCTGGGTCCAGACCTCCTATCTGGTGGCGGAGATCATCGTCATCCCGCTGTCGGGCTGGCTGACGCGGGTGTTTTCAACGCGCTGGCTTTTCACCATCTCAGCGGCCGGCTTCACGCTTGCCAGCATGCTGTGCGGCTTTGCCTGGAACATCGAAAGCATGATCGTGTTCCGGGCGCTGCAGGGGCTGCTCGGCGCCTCGATGATCCCGACGGTGTTCACCTCGTCCTTCCACTATTTCCAGGGCCCGAGGCGCCTCTATGCCGCCGCCGTCGTCGGCAGCATCGCCTCGATCGCGCCGACGCTAGGGCCAGTCATCGGCGGCTGGATCACCGACACGTTGAACTGGCACTGGCTGTTCTACGTCAATGTCATCCCCGGGGCGGTCATCACCGTGCTCGTCGCGCTGCTGGTCAAGATTGACAAGGGTGATCTGTCGTTGCTGAAGGGCGCGGACTATATCGGCATGGCGCTGATGGCGGTCAGCCTTGGCACGGCGGAATATGTGCTGGAGGAAGGCTCGCGCTGGAACTGGTTCGACGACGCCACGATCCGCAACGGCGCCGTCGTCGCCGTGGTCACGCTCATCCTGTTCGTCGTCCGCAGCCTGACCTATTCGCAGCCGGTGGTCGACTTCCGCGCCTTCGGCAACCGCAATTTCGCCATCGGCTGCTTTTTGTCCTTCATCACCGGCATCGGCATCTTCGCCACGATCTATCTTACGCCGCTGTTTCTCGGTTATGTGCGGGGCTACAACGCGTTCGAGACGGGGCTGGCGGTGTTCTCCACCGGCGTTGCCTCGATGGTAGGCGTTCCGGTATACATCTTCCTCGCCAAGCGCTTCGACACGCGCTGGCTGGTGATGTTCGGGCTGGCCTCCTTCGGCGCCTCGATGTGGAGTTTTTCCGCCATCACCAGCCAGTGGGGCTCGGCCGAGCTTCTCCTGCCGCAGATCTTTCGCGGTTTCCCACAGGTCTTCGCCGTCGCGCCCAGCGTCAATCTCGGGCTCGGCAGCCTGCCACCGGAACGGCTGAAATATGCCAGCGGCCTGTTCAACACCATGCGCAATCTGGGTGGCGCGGTCGGCATCGCGATTTGCGGCGCGATCCTCAACAACCGCACCAACTTCCATTTCCTGACGATCGCTTCGCATCTGACGCCGCAGAACGAAGCGGCCATGCGCCTCGTCGACAACGTCGCGCAGCGCTATGGACAGCTGCCCGGCGCCGTCGACGACGGCCATGCCGCGGCGCTGAAGCAGCTCTGGCAGCTCGCTTATCGCGAGGCTTCCACCATGGCCTATGCGGACGCGTTCCTGGTCATCATGGTGGCGTTCGTCATCGCCACGGCGCTGGTGCCGTTCCTGCGCAACGTGACGCCGAAGGCGCCGCCGCCGGATGCGCATTGA
- a CDS encoding DUF3137 domain-containing protein — protein MEAADFMPNEAVIAGIRRGIEEYEAKRASAQRQVRWRVPVFVGLVAVFVALIAWLFNAAADPHEQWLSTPHVFLYLGGMIVAVLLYFQALRPATRLQQSFRDTLLPMIFGFVRDVRYQHGVRPNSFDRMPRETVAAFNRQSFDDVISGRYEDFPFELYEAKLWEGSAKSETTAFKGVIVAFETIEPFPGTLVAARKAGKVAHFFRGMFASKMQELSSGVEDLDDTYEFRTDNVEAARPLVTGRMAQALTWLRETWPYDQARVALSDSDGFLLMPRSKNFFELPDIAQPIDYNIHIAPMIADLGAMLATAALVRKIGARDEALD, from the coding sequence ATGGAAGCAGCGGATTTCATGCCGAACGAGGCGGTGATCGCGGGCATCAGGCGCGGCATCGAGGAGTATGAGGCGAAACGGGCGTCGGCCCAGAGACAGGTCCGCTGGCGGGTACCGGTGTTCGTCGGCCTGGTCGCCGTCTTCGTCGCGCTGATAGCCTGGCTGTTCAACGCCGCCGCCGATCCGCACGAGCAATGGCTCTCGACGCCGCATGTCTTTCTCTATCTCGGCGGCATGATCGTCGCGGTGCTGCTCTATTTCCAGGCGCTGAGGCCGGCGACCCGGCTGCAGCAGTCCTTCCGCGATACGCTGCTGCCGATGATCTTCGGCTTCGTGCGTGATGTGCGCTATCAGCATGGCGTGCGGCCGAACTCCTTCGACAGGATGCCGCGCGAAACCGTCGCCGCTTTCAACCGGCAGAGCTTCGACGACGTCATTTCCGGGCGTTATGAGGATTTTCCCTTCGAGCTCTACGAGGCGAAGCTCTGGGAAGGCTCCGCCAAAAGCGAGACGACCGCCTTCAAGGGCGTCATTGTCGCCTTTGAGACCATCGAGCCGTTCCCGGGAACGCTGGTCGCGGCGCGCAAGGCCGGCAAGGTGGCGCATTTCTTCCGCGGCATGTTCGCCTCCAAGATGCAGGAGCTGTCATCCGGCGTCGAAGACCTCGATGACACCTATGAATTCCGCACCGACAATGTCGAGGCGGCGCGGCCTCTGGTGACCGGCCGGATGGCGCAGGCGCTGACCTGGCTGCGCGAGACATGGCCCTACGACCAGGCACGGGTGGCGCTCAGCGACAGCGACGGCTTTCTGCTGATGCCGCGATCGAAGAACTTCTTCGAGCTGCCGGATATTGCACAGCCGATCGACTACAACATTCATATCGCGCCGATGATCGCCGATCTCGGCGCCATGCTGGCCACCGCTGCGCTGGTGCGCAAGATCGGCGCGAGAGACGAAGCGCTGGATTAA